DNA from Candidatus Angelobacter sp.:
CGCATTTTGTTGCCAAGGAACAAGCGGATGGTTATTCTCTCAAAAGACGTTGAAAAGCAAATTCTCTCCTTCCTATGCAAACAATATCTCGTTGTTTTATCGGTGTCCTTGCGGCCGGTCTATTGATTAACGCGTGTGTGATCGTTCGTGGCGCGGCCGGACCCTATCATTTCCTGAAAGAAATCCCGGTCGGCGGCGATGGCGGGTGGGATTATTCGTCCGTGGACGAGGCCGGACGCCGCCTCTATGTGAGCCACGGGACGAAGGTTGTCGTCAT
Protein-coding regions in this window:
- a CDS encoding YncE family protein, yielding MQTISRCFIGVLAAGLLINACVIVRGAAGPYHFLKEIPVGGDGGWDYSSVDEAGRRLYVSHGTKVVVIDLDKEVVAGEIADTPGVHGLAPAPDLHKGFSSNGRENKASVIDLKTLQTLSKVDTG